A window from Bacteroidota bacterium encodes these proteins:
- the pseF gene encoding pseudaminic acid cytidylyltransferase produces MYKSVAIITARGGSKRIPRKNIKNFSGKPIIQYSIDAALSSGIFNTVMVSTDDDEIAEVAKKAGAEIPFLRSADTSNDFATTAEVLNEVLLKYKSARTNFDYGCCIYPTAPFVTAEKLKKAFELLVKNNADSVIPVTRFSFPIWRSFKMEDGKLAYNWPENASKRSQDLPPSFHDCGQFYFFDIKNFLESKSLVTNNTYALEVPESEVQDIDNEEDWKVAEIKYSFLEKK; encoded by the coding sequence ATGTATAAATCAGTAGCAATAATTACGGCAAGGGGTGGCAGTAAAAGAATTCCCCGAAAAAACATTAAAAATTTTTCCGGCAAACCCATTATTCAATATTCAATTGATGCTGCTTTGTCATCCGGCATTTTTAATACAGTGATGGTATCTACAGATGATGATGAAATTGCCGAAGTAGCAAAAAAGGCTGGAGCGGAAATACCGTTTTTGAGGTCAGCAGATACATCGAATGATTTTGCAACAACTGCAGAGGTACTTAACGAAGTATTGTTAAAATACAAATCAGCACGAACTAATTTTGATTATGGCTGCTGTATCTATCCTACCGCTCCATTTGTAACAGCAGAGAAGTTAAAAAAAGCTTTTGAGTTGCTGGTTAAAAATAATGCTGATTCGGTAATACCTGTTACACGTTTTAGTTTCCCAATCTGGCGTTCATTCAAAATGGAAGATGGAAAGCTGGCGTATAATTGGCCGGAAAACGCCAGTAAGCGATCACAGGATCTTCCTCCATCATTTCATGATTGCGGACAATTCTATTTTTTTGATATAAAAAATTTTCTTGAATCAAAAAGCCTGGTGACAAACAATACTTATGCACTTGAAGTGCCTGAATCAGAAGTTCAGGATATAGATAATGAAGAAGACTGGAAAGTCGCCGAAATAAAATATTCCTTCTTAGAAAAAAAATAG